A DNA window from Clavibacter sepedonicus contains the following coding sequences:
- a CDS encoding CarD family transcriptional regulator, which yields MLFEVGETVVYPHHGAATIIEVKKRVIRGVEKLYLKLDVNQGGLQIEVPAENVDMVGVRDVIGREGVESVFAVLRAEFTEEPTNWSRRYKANLEKLASGDVLKVAEVVRDLWRRNQDRGLSAGEKSMLQKARGILVGELALAEKTDEEHASTLLDEVLAS from the coding sequence TTGCTCTTCGAGGTCGGCGAGACCGTCGTGTACCCGCATCACGGTGCCGCGACCATCATCGAGGTGAAGAAGCGCGTCATCCGGGGCGTGGAGAAGCTGTACCTCAAGCTCGACGTCAACCAGGGCGGCCTGCAGATCGAGGTGCCCGCGGAGAACGTCGACATGGTCGGTGTCCGCGACGTCATCGGGCGCGAGGGCGTGGAGAGCGTGTTCGCGGTGCTGCGCGCCGAGTTCACCGAGGAGCCCACCAACTGGTCGAGGCGCTACAAGGCGAACCTCGAGAAGCTCGCGTCGGGCGACGTGCTGAAGGTGGCCGAGGTCGTGCGCGACCTGTGGCGCCGCAACCAGGACCGCGGCCTGTCCGCCGGCGAGAAGAGCATGCTGCAGAAGGCGCGCGGCATCCTCGTGGGCGAGCTCGCTCTCGCGGAGAAGACGGACGAGGAGCACGCGTCCACGCTGCTCGACGAGGTCCTCGCCTCCTGA
- a CDS encoding bifunctional 2-C-methyl-D-erythritol 4-phosphate cytidylyltransferase/2-C-methyl-D-erythritol 2,4-cyclodiphosphate synthase, with translation MSHDPVVPSASVPADGAQDGPRLGVVVVAAGSGTRLGAGIPKALVEVGGATLLARSLGSVLGLAEEAHVVVVAPETHLAETTAVVDAVAGVARGSVAVVVGGATRQGSVAAGLAALAGSVDTVLVHDAARALTPAALFAAVAVAVRAEGAGIVPGLPVTDTVKRLDPDGECLGTVDRSDLVGVQTPQGFPRAALDAAYARADAEHTDDAALFQASGGRVRVIPGDALAFKVTTAWDLRRAEELVARDAGTGSAASRLRSGIGTDVHATDATQPLWLAGLHWPGQPGLAGHSDGDAVSHAMCDALLSAAGLGDIGGVFGTDDPELDGAHGEVFLRRTAELVRGAGYRIVNVAVQVMAVRPKLSPRRAEAERILSAAVGAPVSLAGTTTDGLGFTGRGDGVAAVATALVERV, from the coding sequence ATGAGCCACGACCCCGTCGTCCCGTCCGCCTCCGTGCCCGCGGACGGTGCGCAGGACGGGCCCCGGCTCGGCGTCGTCGTCGTGGCCGCGGGCAGCGGCACGCGGCTCGGGGCCGGGATCCCGAAGGCGCTCGTCGAGGTCGGTGGGGCCACTCTGCTCGCCCGCTCCCTGGGATCGGTCCTCGGCCTGGCGGAGGAGGCGCACGTCGTGGTCGTCGCTCCGGAGACGCACCTGGCCGAGACGACCGCCGTCGTGGACGCCGTCGCGGGCGTGGCGCGGGGCTCCGTCGCGGTCGTCGTCGGGGGAGCCACCCGGCAGGGCTCGGTGGCGGCCGGCCTCGCCGCGCTCGCCGGATCCGTCGACACGGTCCTCGTGCACGACGCCGCCCGCGCGCTCACGCCCGCCGCCCTCTTCGCCGCCGTGGCCGTCGCCGTCCGCGCCGAGGGTGCAGGCATCGTCCCCGGCCTCCCCGTCACCGACACGGTCAAGCGCCTGGACCCGGACGGGGAGTGCCTCGGCACCGTCGACCGCAGCGACCTGGTCGGGGTCCAGACCCCTCAGGGCTTCCCGCGCGCCGCCCTCGACGCCGCGTACGCCCGCGCCGACGCTGAGCACACGGACGACGCCGCCCTGTTCCAGGCGTCGGGCGGCCGCGTCCGCGTGATCCCCGGCGACGCGCTCGCCTTCAAGGTCACCACCGCGTGGGACCTCCGGCGCGCGGAGGAGCTCGTCGCCCGGGATGCGGGCACCGGATCCGCCGCATCGCGCCTCCGCTCCGGCATCGGCACCGACGTGCATGCGACGGACGCGACCCAGCCGCTCTGGCTCGCCGGGCTGCACTGGCCGGGCCAGCCGGGTCTCGCCGGACACAGCGACGGCGACGCGGTCAGCCACGCGATGTGCGACGCGCTCCTCTCCGCCGCGGGCCTCGGGGACATCGGCGGCGTCTTCGGCACCGACGACCCCGAGCTCGACGGCGCGCACGGCGAGGTCTTCCTGCGGCGGACGGCGGAGCTCGTGCGCGGCGCGGGGTACCGCATCGTCAACGTGGCCGTGCAGGTCATGGCCGTCCGCCCCAAGCTGTCGCCGCGGCGGGCCGAGGCCGAGCGGATCCTCTCGGCCGCCGTGGGCGCGCCCGTCTCGCTCGCCGGCACCACCACGGACGGGCTCGGCTTCACGGGTCGCGGCGACGGCGTCGCGGCGGTCGCGACGGCCCTCGTCGAGCGCGTCTGA